A stretch of DNA from Phycisphaerae bacterium:
AGATACCCCTCCAGCTTGATCGGCGCGACCGTCAGTCCCTTGTCCTTGAGCACCTTGGCGAGGCTGCTGGCAAAGATCCCCTTGCCCAGCCCCGACATGACGGTCCCGAAGACGCCGACATACTTCGTCTTGCCCGGCTTGTAGCCCGCCGGCATCGGCGTGTAGAACTCCGTCTCCTCCGTCGCGGCGGCGAGGTTCGCAAGGACATTCTGCGGCGTCATGGAAGGCTCCCGTAGTCGAATCGAAGGGTTTTTATGGCGAGACGAGTATCGGCGGTAAGAGAGGATTGCTTAGGCTGCCCACCAACCTGCGGCATTCGAAGATTGTAGCCGATATGTCAACCCCCGGGCGACCTCCTGCGAAAGTGCCGGGATCCTTCGCGATTGGCAATCCCGCATCGCCTTCGCTACTCTGCCGCCATGCTCTGGCAGCGACTCTTTTTTGGGGCCGTCCTCATCGCCGCGTTGATCGGGCTGGTCTACACCGACGACTGGCTGTCCAAGGGTCCCGTGGCACAGGGCGAGGGCCACGCCCAGACCGGTCTCATTGTCCTGGCGATCCTGGCGGCGTTGGCGGCGTTAGGCACCTGGGAACTGGCCAAATTATTCGCGGCGGCGGGACACTCGCCCGTGGCGAGATGGTCGGGTCTCATGAGCGTCCTGATCCTCGCCATTCCTTACGTCGTCGCGAACCAGCGCCTGCCCTCGGCCCTTGCGACACAGGCCGGGACGGATGGACTGACAGTGGCCGGGCTCGTCATCGCATTCGTGGGAGCGTGCTTCTTCGTCGCTTGTCGGCGCCGAACGGAGAACGCGGCCGCCGACATCGCCCTGACCCTTTTCATGGTGCTCTATCTCGGCCTGTTGCCGCAGTTTCTTATTCGCCTTCGCATGTTCGGCCCGCCGGGCGCGGTCTGGCTGCTCCTCTACTTCGTCGGCGTCGTCAAGTTCTGCGACATCGGTGCTTATTTCACCGGGCTCACCATCGGTCGCCACAAGCTCATCGTCTGGCTCAGCCCGAAGAAGACTTGGGAGGGCCTCCTCGGCGGTCTCGCGACCTCGGCGGGCGTGGCGGTGCTCATCTCCTATCTGGTGCGGACCTACGCCGATCCTTCTCCGTTGACCGCCGCGTTTCCCGAATGGCCCAGGGCCGCCGTTTTCGGACTGCTCATGGGGCTCCTCGGTCAGGGCGGCGATCTCCTCGAATCGCTCATCAAGCGCGGCGCACAGGCCAAGGATTCCGCGCACGCGATCCCCGCCTTCGGCGGAGTGCTCGATATTATCGACTCCCTCCTGCCCACCGCTCCCGTCGCCTACTGGATGTTGGTACAATAGAGGCAAGGCCCCTTTTCTATGGAGCGCGCCGCCGCTTGGAATTAGTCATCACATTGGACGGCCCGCCGGATCGGCGGATCGAACTCTTCGGCCCCGCGGACTGCAATCTCCGGGCGATCCGCGAGGCGCTGGGCGTCAAATTCATCGCCCGCGACTCCACGCTCAAACTCGTCGGCGAAGGCGAAGCCGTCGGCAAGGCCGCCGCCGTCGTCGAAACGCTCCTCGGAAAATTGCGCACCGGCGGCCATCTTCAAAAGACCGACGTCGCCGACGCCCTGCTCGCGCACGCCGCGCGGCACGGAAAGCCCGAGCCCGGCACGATCCACGTCTATCGCCAGTCCGCGACCATCCGTCCCAAGACAGACGGACAACGCGAATACGTCCACGCCATGGAGTCGAACGACTTGTGCTTCTGCATCGGCCCGGCAGGCACCGGCAAGACGTATCTCGCCGTCGCCATGGCGCTCTCCCTTCTCAAGGTCGGCCGGCTCAAGCGGATCGTCCTGGCGCGGCCGGCGGTCGAAGCGGGGGAAAAACTCGGCTATCTGCCCGGCGACCTCCAGGCCAAGGTCAACCCCTATCTGCGGCCGCTCTTCGATGCGATGAACGATATGATGGACTTTGAACAGACCCGCCGCTTCATGGTCAACGACGCCATCGAGGTCATCCCCCTGGCCTTCATGCGCGGCCGCACCCTGAACAACGCGGCGATCATCCTCGACGAGGCTCAAAACTCCACGACCCAGCAGATGCTCATGTTCCTCACGCGCCTCGGTGAGCACAGCAAGATGATCGTAACGGGCGACGACAGCCAGTCCGACCTCGGCGAATACTCCAAGAGCGGCCTGGTGGACGCCGTGCAACGGTTGGAAGGGGTCGAAGGCGTGGCCATCGTCCGATTAACCCAGGCTGACATCGTCCGCCACAAGCTCGTGACGCGGATCGTCCACGCCTATGGGCATCGTGATACGAAGCGCTGAGTCAGTTTCAGTTGTAGGGGAGAATCAGAGCCGCCGCGTGATCCGCCCGCGGGCCAGGTCGTACGGGGAGAGTTCCACGCGGACCTTGTCGCCGGGCAGGATGCGGATGAAGTTCTTACGGAGGCGCCCGGAGATGTGACCCAGGACGCTGTGCTTTTTGCCGCCCAGATCGAACTCGCACCGAAACATCGTGTTCGGCAGGGCCTGGGTGACGATGGCCTCGACCTCAATGACTTCCGTTTTTGCCATATTTCCTATCGCCATCGTC
This window harbors:
- a CDS encoding phosphatidate cytidylyltransferase — protein: MAIPHRLRYSAAMLWQRLFFGAVLIAALIGLVYTDDWLSKGPVAQGEGHAQTGLIVLAILAALAALGTWELAKLFAAAGHSPVARWSGLMSVLILAIPYVVANQRLPSALATQAGTDGLTVAGLVIAFVGACFFVACRRRTENAAADIALTLFMVLYLGLLPQFLIRLRMFGPPGAVWLLLYFVGVVKFCDIGAYFTGLTIGRHKLIVWLSPKKTWEGLLGGLATSAGVAVLISYLVRTYADPSPLTAAFPEWPRAAVFGLLMGLLGQGGDLLESLIKRGAQAKDSAHAIPAFGGVLDIIDSLLPTAPVAYWMLVQ
- a CDS encoding PhoH family protein, whose product is MELVITLDGPPDRRIELFGPADCNLRAIREALGVKFIARDSTLKLVGEGEAVGKAAAVVETLLGKLRTGGHLQKTDVADALLAHAARHGKPEPGTIHVYRQSATIRPKTDGQREYVHAMESNDLCFCIGPAGTGKTYLAVAMALSLLKVGRLKRIVLARPAVEAGEKLGYLPGDLQAKVNPYLRPLFDAMNDMMDFEQTRRFMVNDAIEVIPLAFMRGRTLNNAAIILDEAQNSTTQQMLMFLTRLGEHSKMIVTGDDSQSDLGEYSKSGLVDAVQRLEGVEGVAIVRLTQADIVRHKLVTRIVHAYGHRDTKR
- the infA gene encoding translation initiation factor IF-1, giving the protein MAKTEVIEVEAIVTQALPNTMFRCEFDLGGKKHSVLGHISGRLRKNFIRILPGDKVRVELSPYDLARGRITRRL